Proteins from a genomic interval of Dasania marina DSM 21967:
- a CDS encoding NAD(P)-binding protein — translation MSKKPTITRRDFLNGAALSLGASAAASPLSALAASSKQAASSPYYPPKLTGLRGTHKGAFEVAHSVAWQGKQWPIPSQQTDSDYDLVVVGGGLSGLSAALLFQQQAGANSRILILENHDDFGGHAKRNEFTVDGKQLISYGGSQSIDTPSGFSKASSQLLKDLAIDTQRFNQYYDSGFKKKWGLKYGLYFSEQHYGKNFLADNPFSWHGEKLVSLTETISSYPISATAKQSLLRYLDGSQKIKLPEWSYTEKIEHLRKLSYYDFLSQYAQLSHEAINIFNGSMKGLWGLGWDALSTLEAIRTGMPGTDKLGVKYEDINTHKGEDEPYIYHFPDGNAGVARALVRKLIPASMAGNTMEDLVLNKMDYSTLDNSNSPVRIRLNSTAVNVQHSKNQQQVNITYVREGKTYKVQAKHCIMACYNNIIPHICPEVPAAQKEAIAYATKVPLVYANVAIRNWRAFAKAGKSGFYVPNNKLFHNMELDFPVSMGGYQYTQNPDQPIVLHCSMVPTQPYQGLSGREQHRLGRQQLYQLPFADFEKDLFSILDGALSPHGFDPVKDIAAITVNRWPHGYAYEYNELFDPAGWNRDNGPHIAGRAQMGRISIANSDASAYAYVNGAFDAAHRAVAEQLNS, via the coding sequence ATGTCAAAAAAACCCACCATTACTCGCCGTGACTTTCTTAATGGCGCGGCCCTAAGCTTAGGCGCCAGCGCTGCAGCCTCGCCCTTAAGCGCCCTTGCTGCCAGCAGCAAGCAAGCGGCAAGCAGCCCTTATTATCCGCCCAAGCTCACCGGCCTGCGCGGCACTCATAAAGGCGCTTTTGAAGTCGCGCATTCAGTAGCTTGGCAGGGCAAGCAATGGCCCATACCCAGCCAGCAAACCGATAGCGACTACGATCTGGTTGTGGTGGGTGGGGGATTATCAGGCTTGAGTGCCGCGTTGTTATTTCAACAGCAAGCCGGTGCCAATAGCCGCATACTGATACTAGAAAATCACGACGACTTTGGCGGCCATGCCAAACGCAATGAGTTTACTGTCGACGGCAAGCAATTAATTAGCTATGGCGGTAGCCAGTCCATAGATACGCCTAGCGGGTTTTCGAAAGCGTCTTCGCAGTTATTAAAAGATTTAGCCATAGATACCCAACGCTTTAATCAGTATTACGACAGCGGTTTCAAAAAGAAGTGGGGCTTAAAATATGGTCTATATTTTAGCGAGCAACACTACGGTAAAAATTTCTTGGCTGATAATCCGTTTAGCTGGCATGGTGAAAAGCTAGTTTCATTAACTGAGACTATTAGCAGCTACCCCATATCAGCAACCGCTAAACAAAGCCTGTTACGTTATTTGGATGGCAGCCAAAAGATCAAGCTACCCGAGTGGAGCTATACAGAAAAAATTGAGCACTTGCGCAAGCTCAGCTATTACGATTTTCTTAGCCAATACGCACAGTTAAGCCACGAGGCCATCAATATATTTAATGGCAGCATGAAAGGCTTATGGGGGCTAGGCTGGGATGCGCTATCGACACTGGAAGCGATACGCACGGGTATGCCTGGCACTGATAAACTAGGGGTAAAATATGAGGATATTAATACCCATAAAGGCGAAGACGAGCCTTATATTTATCACTTCCCCGATGGCAACGCCGGCGTAGCTCGCGCCTTAGTGCGTAAGTTAATTCCCGCCAGTATGGCCGGCAACACTATGGAAGACTTGGTGCTCAATAAAATGGATTACAGCACCTTAGATAACAGCAACTCGCCAGTGCGCATACGTTTAAACAGCACCGCCGTTAACGTACAGCACAGCAAAAATCAGCAGCAGGTTAACATCACCTATGTGCGTGAAGGCAAAACGTATAAAGTGCAAGCCAAGCACTGCATTATGGCTTGCTACAATAATATTATTCCCCATATCTGCCCCGAAGTACCTGCTGCGCAAAAAGAAGCTATCGCCTACGCCACTAAAGTGCCACTGGTATATGCTAATGTGGCCATTAGAAACTGGCGCGCCTTTGCCAAGGCAGGCAAGAGCGGTTTTTATGTGCCCAACAACAAGTTGTTTCATAACATGGAGTTAGATTTTCCGGTTAGCATGGGCGGCTATCAGTACACCCAAAATCCTGACCAACCCATCGTATTGCATTGCAGCATGGTGCCCACCCAACCCTATCAGGGTTTAAGTGGTAGAGAGCAGCACCGCTTAGGTAGACAACAACTGTATCAACTGCCGTTTGCAGATTTTGAAAAGGATTTATTCAGCATATTAGACGGTGCATTATCACCCCACGGCTTTGACCCCGTTAAGGATATCGCCGCTATTACTGTCAATCGCTGGCCCCATGGGTACGCTTATGAATACAACGAGTTATTTGATCCCGCCGGTTGGAACAGAGATAACGGCCCGCATATAGCAGGCCGCGCACAAATGGGGCGCATTTCTATCGCCAATTCTGACGCTTCCGCCTATGCCTATGTCAACGGTGCGTTCGACGCCGCTCATAGGGCAGTCGCCGAGCAGCTCAATAGTTAG
- a CDS encoding alpha/beta fold hydrolase translates to MNIQPYFEQQGSGPPIVFIHGSFASHAAWKKFVEQLSPQYHCISIKLPGHGDAPAIADHSPATIRTETTLISQIINTLTDQPVQLVGHSYGGVVALALALENTINISKLSLFEPVAGWLLQQAAHTQPEITALNKFLTGYRQAVAEQQIHACGQVIDFWGGQNSYAALPDFIKDTMTPMTSENIRHWDICMNLAYTLQDLQQLTMTTQLIYGDRSNPILHTLAQLIAEAIPNSQLQCIPGASHFLVNSHSAACITALQQTV, encoded by the coding sequence ATGAATATACAGCCTTATTTTGAGCAACAAGGCTCAGGCCCGCCCATCGTTTTTATACATGGCTCGTTCGCTAGCCATGCCGCCTGGAAAAAATTTGTAGAGCAACTCAGCCCACAATATCACTGCATTAGTATTAAACTGCCCGGCCACGGTGATGCACCGGCTATAGCTGACCACTCGCCGGCCACCATACGCACAGAAACCACACTCATTAGCCAAATTATAAACACGCTTACCGATCAACCTGTGCAGCTAGTGGGCCACTCCTATGGCGGCGTAGTGGCGCTGGCCTTAGCACTAGAAAACACCATCAATATAAGCAAGCTCAGCTTGTTTGAACCGGTTGCCGGCTGGCTATTACAACAAGCCGCACACACGCAGCCTGAGATAACAGCACTCAATAAATTTTTAACAGGGTATAGGCAGGCGGTTGCCGAACAACAAATCCATGCTTGTGGTCAGGTCATCGATTTTTGGGGTGGCCAAAACAGCTATGCCGCCCTGCCAGATTTTATAAAAGATACCATGACCCCCATGACGTCTGAGAATATACGGCATTGGGATATATGTATGAACCTAGCTTACACGCTACAAGATTTACAACAGCTAACGATGACAACCCAGCTCATTTACGGCGATCGATCTAACCCTATACTGCACACCCTCGCGCAACTTATCGCCGAAGCCATACCCAATAGCCAACTACAATGTATACCCGGTGCTAGCCACTTTTTAGTCAACAGCCACAGCGCTGCTTGCATTACGGCACTACAGCAAACGGTTTAA
- the rpiA gene encoding ribose-5-phosphate isomerase RpiA produces the protein MTQDELKQAVAKAALDYIKPHIDKHSVIGIGTGSTANYFIDYLAEIKADVNATVASSDASAQRLQQHGIPVLDLNSVDEISFYIDGADESNHQLQLIKGGGAALTREKIVAACAKEFVCIADESKLVDTLGGFPLPVEVIPMARSHVARELVKLGGDPVYRQGVTTDNGNIILDVYNFAIADALHIESAINQITGVVTNGLFALRPADILFLATQNGVKQLHRLD, from the coding sequence ATGACCCAAGACGAGTTAAAACAAGCGGTAGCCAAGGCCGCATTGGATTATATAAAGCCCCATATCGATAAACACTCCGTCATAGGCATAGGCACGGGCTCAACCGCCAACTACTTTATTGATTATTTAGCCGAGATTAAGGCCGACGTGAACGCCACCGTGGCCAGTTCAGACGCCTCTGCCCAACGTTTACAGCAGCACGGCATACCGGTATTGGATTTAAACAGTGTCGATGAAATTAGCTTTTACATCGACGGCGCCGATGAGAGTAATCACCAACTACAGCTAATTAAAGGCGGTGGTGCCGCCCTCACCCGCGAAAAAATTGTCGCTGCCTGCGCCAAAGAATTTGTCTGTATAGCCGACGAAAGCAAATTAGTCGATACCTTAGGCGGCTTCCCCTTACCGGTAGAAGTTATTCCCATGGCGCGCAGCCATGTCGCCCGCGAGCTGGTTAAATTAGGCGGCGACCCGGTCTACCGGCAAGGGGTCACCACCGACAACGGTAATATCATCCTCGATGTGTATAACTTTGCCATTGCCGATGCCCTACACATAGAAAGCGCCATCAACCAAATAACCGGCGTGGTGACTAACGGTTTATTTGCCCTAAGGCCTGCAGACATATTGTTTTTGGCCACGCAAAATGGCGTAAAGCAGCTACACCGTTTAGACTAA
- a CDS encoding cupin domain-containing protein encodes MPTLKHAVLIASSMAITSLFTLHASAAEAKLSKPAVMSKQDIAGDIFKRPDMIIEKRDNGTQVLDVVSLLSSDKKFVSGMYKAPAGRFEVTEPYGVDEYMYFLEGGVTLTSSDGTVTEIKAGDAVTLAKEWTGIWDTQGYTKIYVIYSPDKPMD; translated from the coding sequence ATGCCAACTCTTAAACACGCCGTTCTTATTGCAAGCAGCATGGCTATTACCAGCCTATTCACCCTACACGCCAGTGCCGCCGAGGCTAAACTGTCTAAACCCGCCGTCATGAGCAAACAAGACATCGCAGGGGATATTTTTAAACGCCCGGATATGATTATTGAAAAACGCGATAACGGCACCCAAGTGCTAGATGTAGTCTCACTGCTGAGCAGCGACAAAAAATTTGTTAGCGGTATGTATAAGGCCCCGGCCGGTCGCTTTGAAGTTACCGAGCCCTATGGCGTAGACGAATACATGTATTTTCTAGAAGGCGGCGTAACGCTCACCTCTAGCGACGGCACAGTGACAGAAATTAAAGCCGGCGATGCCGTCACCCTAGCGAAAGAGTGGACAGGCATTTGGGATACCCAAGGTTATACCAAAATCTATGTTATCTATTCACCCGATAAGCCCATGGATTAA
- the ilvA gene encoding threonine ammonia-lyase, biosynthetic, with translation MPQRYIKKILEARVYDVAIETPIDKAPSLSKRFNNEILLKREDLQPVFSFKIRGAYNKMMHLTEEELSKGVVAASAGNHAQGLSMAALKMGVKATIVMPKTTPLIKVDAVRSRGAKVVLHGDTFDEASKYAYQLMEQKGLVFVHPYDDPEVIAGQGTIGMEILRQHNGPLDAVFVPVGGGGLLAGVSAYIKYLRPDIKVIGVEPEDAACLKLALEKGRRAILPQVGIFADGVAVAQIGKEPFRIIRKTVDEVITASTDEICAAIKDIFDDTRSIAEPAGALALAGLKKYIERTGCEGKTLLAIDSGANTNFDRLRYISERTEIGEKREAILSVVIPERPGSFKRFCSDLGKRNITEFNYRYASQKEASIFVGVQTSGQSKDRQALVDGLAEKGYQVTDLTDNEMAKLHVRHMVGGHAPFAAGEEVLYRFEFPERPGALDKFLACLGSRWNISMFHYRNHGSAYGRVLVGMQVPKDQRKQLQPFFDKLGYRYADESDNCVYQQFLSAQ, from the coding sequence ATGCCGCAGCGCTATATCAAAAAAATACTCGAAGCCCGCGTTTACGATGTGGCGATAGAGACGCCTATTGATAAAGCCCCCAGTCTATCCAAGCGTTTTAATAATGAGATTTTGCTTAAGCGTGAAGACTTGCAGCCGGTATTCTCCTTTAAGATACGCGGCGCCTATAACAAAATGATGCACCTCACCGAGGAGGAGCTTAGCAAGGGCGTAGTAGCAGCCTCGGCGGGCAATCACGCTCAAGGCCTATCTATGGCCGCGTTAAAAATGGGGGTAAAGGCCACCATCGTCATGCCCAAAACCACGCCGCTCATTAAGGTAGATGCGGTGCGCAGCCGCGGTGCCAAGGTGGTGTTGCACGGCGATACCTTTGATGAGGCTTCTAAATACGCCTATCAACTGATGGAGCAAAAAGGCCTGGTGTTTGTACACCCCTATGACGACCCCGAGGTGATAGCTGGCCAGGGCACCATAGGCATGGAAATTTTGCGCCAGCATAACGGCCCCTTGGACGCGGTATTTGTGCCGGTGGGCGGCGGCGGTTTATTGGCCGGCGTTTCGGCCTACATCAAATACCTGCGCCCCGATATAAAAGTGATAGGGGTGGAGCCAGAAGATGCCGCTTGCCTGAAACTGGCCCTGGAAAAAGGTCGCCGTGCCATTCTGCCGCAGGTAGGTATTTTTGCCGATGGCGTCGCCGTGGCGCAAATCGGTAAAGAGCCTTTTAGAATCATACGCAAAACGGTGGATGAGGTGATCACCGCCAGCACCGACGAAATCTGTGCAGCGATTAAAGATATTTTTGATGACACCCGCTCTATTGCCGAGCCCGCCGGTGCTCTGGCCTTGGCCGGCTTGAAAAAATACATAGAGCGTACCGGTTGCGAGGGCAAAACCTTGTTGGCTATAGACAGCGGTGCCAATACCAACTTCGACCGTCTGCGTTATATCTCTGAGCGCACCGAAATTGGCGAGAAGCGCGAGGCCATACTGAGCGTGGTTATCCCTGAGCGTCCCGGTAGCTTTAAGCGTTTTTGCAGCGATCTGGGCAAACGCAATATTACCGAGTTTAACTACCGCTACGCCTCGCAAAAAGAGGCCAGCATTTTCGTGGGGGTACAAACCTCGGGTCAGTCTAAGGACAGGCAGGCGTTGGTAGACGGCTTGGCCGAGAAGGGCTACCAGGTCACCGACTTAACCGATAATGAAATGGCAAAGCTGCATGTGCGCCATATGGTAGGCGGCCATGCGCCCTTTGCTGCGGGTGAGGAAGTGCTGTATCGCTTTGAGTTTCCCGAGCGCCCCGGTGCCTTGGATAAATTCTTGGCCTGCTTGGGCAGCCGCTGGAATATCTCCATGTTTCACTACCGTAATCACGGCTCGGCCTATGGTCGGGTATTAGTGGGTATGCAGGTGCCCAAGGATCAGCGCAAGCAGTTGCAGCCCTTCTTCGATAAGCTGGGCTATCGCTATGCCGACGAGAGTGATAACTGCGTTTATCAGCAATTTCTCAGCGCTCAATAA
- a CDS encoding OsmC family protein translates to MQALPHHYTVTASAEEQNNLQLTGDNLPALSCAPPKNFGGPGDQWSPEDLLMASVASCFILSFRAIANASKLSWQQINCQSEGILDKVERGMQFIQVNTQVKLTISNEQDKDKAEKLLHKAEQSCLVLNSMTSQSQLQCEITVVS, encoded by the coding sequence ATGCAAGCTTTACCGCATCACTACACCGTTACTGCCAGCGCTGAAGAGCAGAACAATTTACAGCTTACTGGCGACAATTTACCCGCACTGAGTTGCGCCCCGCCCAAAAACTTTGGTGGCCCTGGTGACCAGTGGTCGCCTGAAGATTTATTAATGGCCTCGGTAGCCAGTTGTTTTATTTTATCCTTTCGTGCCATCGCTAACGCTTCAAAGCTATCGTGGCAACAGATCAACTGCCAATCGGAAGGCATACTCGATAAAGTTGAACGCGGCATGCAGTTCATTCAGGTCAACACCCAGGTAAAACTCACTATTAGTAACGAGCAAGATAAAGACAAAGCAGAAAAACTATTACATAAGGCCGAACAAAGCTGCTTAGTACTAAACTCTATGACCTCACAATCACAACTGCAGTGCGAGATCACTGTCGTCAGCTAA
- a CDS encoding methyl-accepting chemotaxis protein, with the protein MNRLSVGQRLAALVGVPLIIIILLVISSLSSFSTINNSVGRIYDDRVVPLTQLKSIMDGYTDIINAINKADNGLKNPDEALKELRRGQAMIKTNWASYTRSRLNEAESKLVESTNSKFGAADTTIEAAAEVLARMGTTLAFDEYGDTLITDYNGDLFEYTDPIATEIAALIELQLNIAKQERQNAQSIYDDSFNLLVTLGLIALVLMTASGITVGRSISKPLNELRALIQQVDSDQDLTVKISIDQKDEIGEVASAFQRMVNRFSAILADVRDTSFQIQEFANSLSNNTEITREGVKVQTRETDQVATATTQMTHAIEEVSRNASLAANAANDANRETIDGTAVLEEATSSLNSLANRINASSEVINRVETDSSAIGTVLDVIRGIAEQTNLLALNAAIEAARAGEQGRGFAVVADEVRSLAQRTAESTQEIQKMIERLQSGAQEAVKSMSEGTEEMSRTLERAAKAGQSLTAIAKAVELINEMNTQIAAATDEQKTVSQEISHNVVNISDVAKSSEHSVAEIDQASSQLKDVSNRLASLVNEFKTQ; encoded by the coding sequence ATGAATAGACTTAGTGTGGGCCAACGTCTTGCCGCTTTGGTAGGTGTACCACTCATCATCATTATTCTATTGGTCATCTCTTCACTCTCCTCTTTCTCGACCATAAATAATAGTGTGGGCCGCATCTACGACGATAGGGTAGTACCCCTAACCCAGCTTAAATCCATTATGGATGGCTATACCGATATTATTAACGCCATCAACAAAGCGGATAACGGACTCAAAAACCCCGACGAAGCGCTAAAAGAGCTGCGCCGCGGCCAGGCCATGATTAAGACCAACTGGGCCAGCTACACCCGCAGCCGCCTCAATGAGGCCGAGAGCAAACTGGTTGAGTCCACTAACTCCAAATTTGGTGCCGCAGACACCACCATAGAAGCGGCGGCTGAAGTCTTAGCCCGCATGGGCACCACCCTAGCCTTTGATGAATACGGCGACACCCTGATCACGGACTACAACGGCGATCTGTTTGAATACACCGACCCCATAGCCACCGAAATTGCCGCCTTAATCGAGCTGCAATTAAACATCGCCAAACAAGAGCGCCAAAACGCTCAAAGCATATATGATGACTCCTTTAACTTACTCGTTACCTTAGGCCTGATTGCCTTGGTGCTAATGACCGCTTCAGGTATCACCGTAGGCCGCTCTATTTCGAAACCTCTTAATGAACTAAGAGCGCTGATACAACAGGTAGACTCCGACCAAGACCTCACTGTCAAAATATCCATAGATCAGAAAGACGAAATCGGTGAAGTCGCCAGCGCCTTCCAGCGCATGGTCAACCGCTTTAGCGCTATCTTGGCCGACGTGCGTGACACCAGTTTCCAAATTCAGGAATTTGCCAACTCACTGTCTAACAACACCGAAATCACCCGTGAAGGGGTAAAAGTACAAACCCGCGAAACCGATCAAGTCGCCACTGCCACCACCCAAATGACCCACGCCATAGAAGAAGTGAGCCGCAACGCCTCACTAGCCGCCAACGCCGCCAACGATGCTAACCGCGAAACCATAGACGGTACTGCGGTATTAGAAGAAGCTACCAGCTCGCTTAACAGCTTAGCCAACCGCATCAACGCCTCTAGCGAGGTGATTAACCGGGTAGAAACCGACAGCTCCGCCATAGGCACGGTGTTAGATGTTATCCGCGGCATCGCCGAGCAGACTAACTTGTTGGCACTTAACGCCGCCATAGAGGCCGCTAGAGCCGGCGAACAAGGTCGTGGCTTTGCGGTAGTCGCTGACGAAGTGAGGTCGTTGGCACAGCGCACCGCCGAGTCCACCCAAGAAATTCAGAAAATGATAGAGCGGCTACAAAGCGGTGCCCAAGAAGCGGTTAAGTCCATGTCGGAAGGCACCGAAGAAATGAGTCGCACGCTGGAGCGCGCCGCAAAAGCAGGGCAATCACTAACCGCCATAGCTAAAGCGGTAGAACTGATTAACGAAATGAACACCCAAATCGCCGCCGCCACCGATGAGCAAAAAACGGTATCACAAGAGATATCCCACAATGTGGTCAATATTTCTGATGTTGCAAAAAGCTCAGAGCACTCGGTTGCAGAGATAGACCAAGCCAGCTCACAATTAAAAGACGTGTCTAACCGCTTAGCCAGCTTGGTCAACGAGTTTAAAACGCAATAA